The following proteins are co-located in the Moraxella nasovis genome:
- a CDS encoding insulinase family protein has translation MINHTLHDSFAHIATHRLDALDIDVIIAKHKATGALHYHLATDNDENALMIGFATQPMTSRGEAHILEHVVLCGSEKYPVRDPFFSMIKRSLQTFMNAMTAADWTVYPFATQNKNDFFNLLSVYADAVFFPNIHALDFAQEGIRTELDDDGNLHYHGIVFNEMKGAMSGEIEQLYYALAQHVFATTTYHYNSGGDPKCIVDLTHDELVAFHQTHYHPTNAIIMSFGNIAVGEIEAKLHEDALSRFNDTEKPSRGKKLTSVKESRLAEPIRVFDTYTADEMGEKMTHHVMAWLLPTITDPKERLALRLMEGVLVEHAGSPLRAYLDSHPLGTSPSPLLGLDDSHYEMVFYAGLRGSEAAYADEVEQGILELLNTVANGKISDETIQTILHQIELDQRHIGGDSMPYGLTLMLEGFSTAIHGGNPVDVWQIDEHLTWLREQVKKPHWVQQLIRQHLIDNPHRVRLTLSPDVHKAKRQMDEERTKLDTLLSTLTKADKVKITEQTADLKARQNALDDVSILPKVGLSDIPSKISFVKDTIKPIIINGDSRTLHEYHAGTNGLYYYQVVTSLGDMADEILTNPLLPIYLTLLSELGTDKYNARDFQAVQAAHSSGVTARISQRTDLHNKDKMSSYFVVATRALNRKLEAIELVSDVLDGSIFSETDRMRELLQQKQSSWQSRLSGAGHAYAMQTASRNMSRLAKIEYAFSGLPALGALKSFLKSAKDNDDAWQALSERLANLHAQITSLPKDVVLVCESEMVDVLTTKISETLKNTKPYTPNTAKKELPFDELAGILHNDGSEDIAWLISTNVYHNAAVYPATTSDHDDTPALMVLAPFMRNGYLHGAIREKGGAYGGGASFDSNSCAFRFYSYRDPNCAMTFEHFNQSIDWVLDGNHDDEKLEEAIMGIIAGMDKPASPAGEAVKSCFSDLHQRTQAWQQAFRAKILAVSIDDLKRVTKTYLKDKPYQRAVIAPMESADTVKALGFTVKTLG, from the coding sequence ATGATAAATCATACCTTGCATGACAGTTTTGCCCATATCGCAACCCATCGATTAGACGCCTTAGATATTGACGTGATCATTGCTAAGCATAAGGCGACAGGAGCATTGCATTATCATTTGGCGACAGATAATGATGAAAACGCCTTAATGATTGGCTTTGCCACTCAGCCGATGACATCTCGTGGTGAAGCACATATCTTAGAACACGTCGTATTATGTGGCTCTGAAAAATACCCTGTTAGAGACCCATTTTTTAGTATGATTAAGCGGTCTTTACAGACCTTTATGAATGCGATGACTGCTGCTGATTGGACAGTCTATCCATTTGCCACCCAAAATAAAAACGACTTTTTTAACTTACTGTCTGTGTATGCTGATGCGGTATTTTTCCCAAATATTCATGCCTTAGACTTTGCCCAAGAAGGTATTCGCACCGAGCTTGATGATGATGGCAATTTGCATTATCACGGCATTGTCTTTAATGAGATGAAAGGGGCGATGAGTGGCGAGATTGAACAGCTGTATTATGCTTTGGCACAACATGTATTTGCTACGACGACATACCACTATAATTCAGGTGGCGATCCTAAGTGTATTGTGGATTTGACCCATGATGAATTGGTGGCATTTCATCAGACGCACTATCATCCAACTAATGCTATTATCATGAGTTTTGGTAATATTGCTGTGGGTGAGATTGAGGCTAAATTGCATGAAGATGCTTTATCACGCTTTAATGACACCGAAAAACCAAGTCGGGGTAAGAAGTTAACATCAGTAAAAGAAAGCCGACTGGCCGAGCCGATTCGTGTCTTTGATACCTATACGGCAGATGAGATGGGTGAGAAAATGACCCATCATGTGATGGCGTGGCTGCTACCAACCATCACCGATCCTAAGGAGCGTCTGGCTTTGCGATTGATGGAAGGTGTGTTGGTTGAGCATGCAGGTTCGCCTTTACGAGCCTATCTTGACAGCCACCCGCTTGGCACGTCGCCATCGCCACTTTTAGGCTTAGATGACAGCCATTATGAGATGGTGTTTTATGCAGGACTTCGTGGCTCAGAAGCGGCTTATGCTGATGAGGTGGAACAAGGCATTTTAGAGCTACTAAACACGGTGGCAAATGGCAAAATTAGTGATGAAACTATTCAGACGATTTTGCACCAAATAGAGCTCGATCAACGCCATATCGGTGGTGATAGTATGCCTTATGGTTTGACGCTGATGTTAGAGGGCTTTAGCACTGCCATCCATGGGGGTAATCCTGTGGATGTTTGGCAGATTGATGAGCATTTAACTTGGCTTCGTGAGCAAGTTAAAAAGCCGCATTGGGTGCAGCAGCTCATTAGGCAGCATCTGATTGATAATCCCCACCGAGTGCGATTAACCCTAAGCCCTGATGTTCATAAAGCCAAACGGCAAATGGATGAAGAGCGCACCAAGCTTGATACGTTACTCAGTACGCTCACCAAGGCTGATAAAGTTAAAATCACTGAGCAAACAGCCGATCTAAAAGCACGTCAAAATGCCTTAGATGATGTCAGCATTTTACCAAAAGTGGGGTTATCAGACATTCCAAGCAAGATTAGCTTTGTCAAAGACACCATTAAGCCCATCATCATCAACGGCGATTCTCGCACGTTGCATGAGTATCATGCAGGTACAAATGGACTGTATTATTATCAAGTGGTGACGAGCTTAGGCGATATGGCAGATGAGATTTTAACCAATCCTTTATTACCCATATACCTGACATTGCTTTCTGAGCTTGGTACTGATAAATATAATGCCCGTGATTTTCAGGCGGTGCAAGCTGCCCACTCATCAGGGGTAACAGCACGCATCAGCCAGCGAACCGACTTGCATAATAAAGACAAAATGAGCAGTTATTTTGTGGTGGCAACTCGAGCATTAAATCGTAAATTAGAGGCAATCGAGCTTGTGAGTGATGTGCTAGATGGCAGTATTTTTAGCGAAACAGATCGCATGCGTGAACTGCTCCAACAAAAACAATCTTCATGGCAGTCTCGCCTATCTGGCGCAGGACACGCCTATGCCATGCAGACGGCAAGCCGAAACATGAGCCGATTAGCTAAGATTGAGTACGCTTTTTCTGGGCTGCCTGCGTTGGGTGCATTAAAATCCTTCTTAAAATCTGCTAAAGACAATGATGATGCATGGCAGGCACTAAGTGAACGATTGGCTAATTTGCACGCCCAAATCACAAGCCTACCAAAAGATGTGGTGCTGGTCTGTGAAAGCGAGATGGTGGATGTCTTAACCACCAAAATCAGCGAAACACTCAAAAACACCAAGCCTTATACGCCAAACACAGCCAAAAAAGAACTGCCTTTTGATGAGCTTGCCGGCATTTTACATAATGATGGTAGCGAAGATATAGCGTGGCTGATTTCCACGAATGTCTATCATAATGCGGCGGTATATCCTGCGACCACATCAGATCATGATGACACACCTGCTTTAATGGTGCTTGCTCCTTTTATGCGAAATGGCTATCTACACGGTGCAATCCGTGAAAAGGGCGGGGCGTATGGTGGTGGTGCAAGTTTTGATAGCAACAGCTGTGCCTTTCGGTTCTATAGCTATCGAGATCCCAACTGTGCGATGACGTTTGAGCATTTTAACCAAAGCATTGATTGGGTGCTTGATGGTAATCATGATGATGAAAAATTAGAAGAGGCGATTATGGGTATTATTGCGGGTATGGATAAGCCTGCAAGCCCTGCTGGCGAGGCGGTAAAATCTTGCTTTAGTGATTTACATCAGCGTACGCAGGCGTGGCAGCAGGCGTTTCGTGCCAAGATTTTAGCGGTTAGCATTGATGACTTAAAGCGTGTGACTAAGACCTACCTAAAAGATAAACCGTATCAGCGAGCAGTGATTGCTCCGATGGAGAGTGCAGATACGGTTAAAGCTCTTGGTTTTACAGTCAAAACGCTTGGCTAA
- a CDS encoding GDYXXLXY domain-containing protein gives MLRKYMPLLAVIIALMVFGLLIYRHQTHLNQGVIIYAKLAPLDPRSLIQGDYVALNYELYIDDVNYPLIDKHIDSKVVLDHEQKIIKTYLDGRGDVKLRLKGDGRRLDGLYPAVRSFLFAEGLGACYEQGEYAKLSVLPNGVSMLVDLVDGRLQPLNCEQRLTAQTD, from the coding sequence ATGTTGCGTAAATATATGCCTTTACTAGCGGTTATAATAGCATTGATGGTGTTTGGACTTCTCATATATCGCCACCAAACACACCTAAATCAAGGGGTGATTATCTATGCCAAACTTGCTCCATTAGATCCACGCTCGCTCATACAAGGTGATTATGTGGCACTTAATTATGAGCTGTATATTGATGATGTTAATTATCCTTTGATTGACAAGCACATTGACAGTAAAGTGGTGTTAGACCACGAACAAAAAATCATCAAGACGTATTTAGACGGTCGGGGTGATGTTAAGTTACGACTAAAAGGCGATGGACGCAGGCTTGATGGCTTGTATCCTGCGGTTAGAAGTTTTTTGTTTGCCGAAGGGCTTGGGGCGTGCTATGAACAGGGCGAATATGCCAAGCTATCAGTGCTGCCAAATGGGGTGAGTATGCTTGTGGATTTGGTTGATGGGCGGTTACAGCCATTAAACTGTGAGCAAAGATTGACCGCACAGACTGACTAA
- a CDS encoding surface lipoprotein assembly modifier, with the protein MNNSFKPNMATLGILLLSITLSKSAFANDKTIITEQDDKRIQDRQLTHIQPPPTLPQVHLDKTMTAEQTLSISADELVNYPTLIHRAMAAALMYQHDDDVVFLLPYYEQLPKDQQDQIALSWARGVSYEKKGNLPWAIREYRNVLSHNHQANLVRLRLAVVLSADKQFNAAEDQFTKILSDKEVPADVANFIGHHLAAIKRQNQASFGGGINFLNDKNINNAPKNKDLGGGWVAPQAQSAQGFGINFDAQKKWRLQDGFFGEMNGDIRAKYYWNNKPYNELTGRISAAIGHENARHSISIAPFVEKNYYAGGGKNTQLQYFSDTKGVSADFRYWLTPNWRLSASGELASLDYTTRHHLDGSSRHVGANLMYVANPKSYYFVGVDRHKNNAQDGDDSFVRRGVRVGTGQDLPYGFGMQLTANYAKKDYRAAGFFGKVQHNDEYGAGLSLWHKKLYFGKLTPRLTWQYQKVDSNLPLYQYDKHKVFVELNQRF; encoded by the coding sequence ATGAATAACTCTTTTAAACCCAATATGGCAACGCTTGGCATATTATTGCTGAGCATCACCCTAAGCAAATCTGCATTTGCCAATGACAAGACCATTATCACTGAACAAGATGATAAGCGTATCCAAGACCGCCAATTAACCCACATACAACCGCCGCCCACCTTGCCACAAGTTCATCTAGATAAGACGATGACGGCAGAGCAGACGCTGTCAATCAGTGCTGATGAACTGGTAAATTACCCCACGCTTATCCACCGTGCGATGGCGGCGGCACTCATGTATCAGCATGACGATGATGTGGTTTTTTTGTTGCCTTATTATGAACAGCTCCCCAAAGACCAACAAGACCAAATCGCATTGTCGTGGGCAAGGGGAGTGTCTTATGAAAAAAAAGGCAATTTGCCTTGGGCGATTCGTGAGTATCGCAATGTCTTATCGCACAATCATCAGGCAAATCTTGTGCGACTTCGCTTGGCGGTGGTGTTATCTGCCGATAAGCAGTTTAATGCTGCTGAAGACCAATTCACCAAAATATTAAGCGATAAAGAAGTGCCTGCTGATGTGGCAAATTTCATCGGTCATCATCTTGCTGCCATCAAGCGTCAAAATCAAGCATCATTTGGCGGTGGTATCAATTTTTTGAATGACAAAAACATCAATAACGCCCCAAAAAACAAAGACTTAGGCGGTGGTTGGGTCGCACCACAAGCCCAATCTGCACAGGGTTTCGGCATCAATTTTGATGCACAGAAAAAATGGCGACTACAAGATGGGTTTTTTGGGGAAATGAATGGCGACATTCGTGCTAAATACTATTGGAATAACAAGCCGTATAACGAGCTGACAGGGCGTATCAGTGCAGCAATAGGACATGAAAACGCCCGTCATAGCATCAGCATCGCCCCATTCGTTGAAAAAAACTATTATGCAGGTGGTGGCAAAAACACCCAACTACAATATTTTTCAGACACCAAAGGAGTGTCGGCAGATTTTCGCTATTGGCTTACGCCAAATTGGCGTCTGTCGGCATCAGGCGAGCTTGCCAGTTTGGATTATACCACTCGCCACCATTTGGACGGCTCATCACGCCATGTCGGTGCTAATCTGATGTATGTGGCAAACCCAAAAAGCTATTATTTTGTTGGGGTAGACCGTCATAAAAATAATGCCCAAGATGGCGATGATTCTTTTGTCAGACGTGGTGTGCGTGTCGGCACAGGGCAGGATTTGCCATACGGATTTGGTATGCAGCTGACTGCCAATTATGCCAAAAAAGACTATCGTGCGGCAGGATTTTTTGGCAAAGTTCAGCACAATGATGAATATGGGGCAGGGCTGTCGCTTTGGCACAAAAAACTCTATTTTGGTAAACTCACCCCACGCCTAACTTGGCAATACCAAAAGGTTGATAGCAATTTGCCATTATATCAATACGACAAGCATAAGGTATTTGTTGAACTAAACCAACGGTTTTGA
- a CDS encoding helix-turn-helix transcriptional regulator — MQNLPKDGMSRINQILPFLPIGKSTVWKWVREGKFPEPVKLSSTMTAWRNSDIHAWIEAQGK, encoded by the coding sequence ATGCAAAACCTACCCAAAGACGGCATGAGCCGTATTAATCAAATCTTACCTTTTTTACCCATTGGTAAATCCACCGTATGGAAATGGGTAAGGGAAGGCAAATTCCCTGAACCAGTCAAATTATCCAGCACTATGACCGCATGGCGTAACAGCGACATTCACGCATGGATAGAAGCACAGGGCAAATAA
- a CDS encoding universal stress protein yields the protein MYQHVLLVTDLRDDTDLVATKAKWILDTTPNAELSVLHVVEETMIGFGYELIPASVLHEEADNERCAVARGRLAQVMARNNLHADHVKINTAISGRKGIVDYCKNHAIDLVVIGRHKRTGLSAWLAGATADSILPDVDSDLLVVQLAAE from the coding sequence ATGTATCAGCACGTTTTATTGGTAACTGACCTAAGAGATGACACCGACTTGGTCGCCACAAAAGCCAAATGGATTTTAGACACCACACCTAATGCCGAACTATCTGTGCTTCATGTGGTTGAAGAGACAATGATCGGTTTTGGTTATGAGTTAATCCCAGCATCCGTCTTGCATGAAGAAGCTGATAATGAACGCTGTGCGGTGGCTCGTGGGCGACTGGCTCAAGTCATGGCACGCAACAACTTACACGCCGATCACGTGAAGATTAATACCGCCATCAGTGGACGCAAAGGCATTGTGGATTATTGCAAAAATCATGCCATTGACTTGGTGGTCATCGGTCGCCACAAGCGAACAGGACTGTCGGCTTGGCTTGCTGGTGCAACCGCAGACAGCATTTTGCCTGATGTAGACAGCGATTTGTTGGTGGTGCAATTAGCCGCAGAATAA
- a CDS encoding tyrosine-type recombinase/integrase — protein sequence MALTDTAIKKLKPSDKCTATRPDKYSDMNGLQLWVRYTGVKSWVVAYRYQGKQQNISLGLYPFISLADARNETTKIRNDLAQGINPKDERQKAKQKDNLDFDHFAQIWFEHQQTRIKPHTFKRDKGVYYNHIKPLLGDKDIYTVRLPDIMAVHDRLALQGKTSTAHKVIADIGRIYDHAIIKGLAPNLANPIPRGIHKSLVEHKSKHYPRIKITELPKLLTDIDTSNSEPLTKFGFYVLCYTFVRTKELLGMTWQELDFDNCLWNIPANRMKNGLPHVVPLAPPVIEILQTIKSWHLHDEFVFFSNRGKDNVLSSNAFTVALKRMGYKDKMTGHGFRGLASTSLYEMQYNPQAIELQLSHVQGSKTVRAYNSANLLPARIKMVNDWANVVNEVKQGDFSTYKAKSTADGNEMAFISFLQSLRYKEQEIQDELDIHRMERLEVLAG from the coding sequence ATGGCTTTAACCGATACCGCTATTAAGAAATTAAAACCGTCCGATAAATGCACCGCCACACGCCCTGACAAGTACAGCGACATGAACGGCTTGCAACTATGGGTAAGATACACAGGTGTTAAATCATGGGTGGTTGCTTATCGCTATCAAGGCAAACAGCAAAATATCAGTTTAGGACTGTATCCATTTATCAGTTTAGCAGACGCACGAAACGAAACCACCAAAATTAGAAATGACCTAGCACAAGGCATTAACCCCAAAGACGAACGCCAAAAAGCCAAGCAAAAAGACAACCTAGACTTTGACCATTTTGCCCAAATATGGTTTGAACACCAACAAACACGCATAAAACCGCATACCTTTAAAAGAGATAAAGGGGTTTATTACAACCATATCAAGCCCCTATTAGGTGATAAAGACATTTACACCGTGCGATTGCCTGACATTATGGCGGTGCATGACCGTTTGGCATTGCAAGGCAAAACGTCCACCGCCCACAAGGTTATTGCTGATATTGGCAGAATTTACGACCATGCAATCATCAAAGGGCTTGCCCCAAACCTTGCTAACCCCATTCCAAGGGGTATTCATAAATCATTAGTAGAGCATAAAAGCAAGCACTATCCACGCATAAAAATAACCGAGCTACCAAAGCTACTAACCGACATTGATACTTCAAATAGTGAGCCATTAACTAAATTTGGCTTTTATGTGTTGTGTTATACGTTCGTTCGTACCAAAGAGCTATTAGGCATGACATGGCAAGAGTTGGATTTTGATAATTGCTTATGGAATATCCCTGCTAACCGCATGAAAAACGGCTTACCCCATGTTGTGCCACTAGCCCCACCAGTGATAGAGATTTTGCAGACGATTAAATCATGGCATTTGCATGATGAATTTGTGTTTTTTAGCAATAGGGGTAAGGATAATGTATTAAGTAGCAATGCCTTTACTGTTGCCCTAAAACGCATGGGCTACAAAGACAAAATGACAGGACACGGATTTAGGGGCTTGGCTAGTACTTCACTTTATGAAATGCAGTACAACCCACAAGCCATAGAGCTACAATTATCCCACGTCCAAGGCAGTAAGACGGTAAGAGCCTATAACTCCGCTAATCTGCTACCAGCACGAATAAAGATGGTGAATGACTGGGCAAATGTTGTAAATGAAGTCAAGCAAGGGGATTTTAGCACCTACAAAGCCAAATCGACCGCTGACGGCAATGAAATGGCGTTTATTAGCTTTTTACAAAGCCTAAGATACAAAGAGCAGGAAATTCAAGACGAGCTAGACATTCACCGCATGGAGCGGTTAGAAGTTTTGGCGGGCTAA
- a CDS encoding bifunctional nicotinamide-nucleotide adenylyltransferase/Nudix hydroxylase, whose protein sequence is MPTFDHLIFIGRFEPFHHGHEFVVREALKHTDHVILLIGSANSPRTIKNPFNFDERQAMILKAFSDEISRKITCLPIDDTLYNDHKWLQNTRQAVASVTQAGDRIGVIGHQKDDSSYYLSLFPDWEFIALPSFEGLSATPLRQRYFGQGVIDERMPQSSQAFLADFISTPAYANLQAEYRHILAYQKAWEDAPYPPVFVTADMLVVQSGHILLVERGGDYGRGLWAMAGGFLDKDETLHECGLRELAEETSLHLDKSSFKHSHTFDAPDRSARGRTVTTVFYHELQGSSLPDVVGADDATQAFWLPLNKLDGKKMFEDHYSIITKMLGI, encoded by the coding sequence ATGCCAACCTTTGATCATCTTATTTTTATCGGACGCTTTGAGCCTTTTCATCACGGTCATGAATTTGTTGTGCGTGAAGCCTTAAAGCACACCGATCATGTCATCTTACTAATCGGCTCAGCAAACAGCCCACGCACCATCAAAAACCCATTTAACTTTGATGAACGCCAAGCGATGATTTTAAAGGCATTTAGTGATGAAATCTCTCGTAAAATCACCTGCTTGCCCATTGATGACACCTTATATAATGACCATAAATGGCTACAAAACACTCGCCAAGCAGTTGCAAGCGTTACCCAAGCAGGTGATCGCATTGGCGTTATCGGACACCAAAAAGACGACAGCTCTTACTATCTTTCCTTATTTCCAGATTGGGAGTTTATCGCTTTGCCAAGCTTTGAAGGGCTATCTGCCACGCCTTTGCGTCAGCGTTATTTTGGTCAAGGCGTCATTGATGAACGTATGCCACAATCATCGCAAGCATTTTTGGCAGATTTCATCAGCACGCCTGCCTACGCCAACTTACAAGCTGAATATCGTCACATCTTAGCCTACCAAAAAGCGTGGGAAGACGCCCCCTATCCACCTGTGTTTGTTACCGCTGATATGCTTGTGGTACAAAGTGGGCATATCTTATTAGTAGAGCGTGGCGGTGATTATGGACGTGGACTTTGGGCGATGGCAGGCGGATTTTTGGATAAAGATGAGACGCTACACGAATGCGGACTGCGTGAACTTGCAGAAGAAACCAGCTTACACCTTGATAAGAGTAGCTTTAAGCACTCGCACACTTTCGATGCACCTGATCGATCCGCTCGTGGGCGTACGGTGACGACAGTGTTTTATCATGAACTTCAAGGTAGTAGCTTGCCTGACGTGGTGGGTGCAGATGACGCTACCCAAGCGTTTTGGCTACCCTTAAATAAGCTTGATGGCAAAAAAATGTTTGAAGACCATTATAGTATCATCACAAAAATGCTCGGCATTTAG
- a CDS encoding DUF2157 domain-containing protein: MHANQPYPSANPYPLTHPKFIRYLMAIGLSLVAVSLLYLVGANWFMMPNAIKLALPMILMVLFALLSLMVSPKDDTTKISTVKLLKNTFETISGAMIGLSLAVIGQVYQSGADSFWLFMIWTVLLLPWCYRQNIGIFVLMAVVSQVAFWLMLTSQNMDFGVLITALALLTLAQFFVASWWYRSLLWLFVLECAVIASIGAVSINFHQSISYINFTGFLALVIMWWYAKRCANAWISSLSLIGFGTALFVGLCVHVFTDKLFAIGFMAMLWFGAMGYLILCLFPNANYHAIAFGIGGWFSAWFISLFMLFDIDNLPLITGLLFIIVGIAILKQYYHHTYLRHLGYALFAMGQVASYIGVDKYFGLNNFWIQLPLQTVLLGVLIYLRVHWLYLALQMLAWYGMISYDIMQIFDDTPISQALLMVVGTLPMVALYQRRIEYLKKPLAITMIGVLAVLAAVSSFDEIGLLNFHANMDYVVLPILLIVFYQLYQLDTSKHHLTTIALFLGLTIMLMVLGYINIGVMLLILAYGIYQKDKAITVLSVFLLMFLLWQLYYSLAIPFLLKFITLLLSGMMMFILALIINKKGDCHVA; this comes from the coding sequence ATGCACGCAAATCAACCTTATCCATCTGCCAATCCTTATCCGCTCACGCACCCCAAATTTATTCGCTATCTGATGGCGATTGGCTTGTCGCTTGTGGCGGTGTCGCTGTTATATTTGGTGGGGGCAAATTGGTTTATGATGCCAAATGCCATCAAACTTGCTTTGCCAATGATATTGATGGTGCTGTTTGCTCTATTGTCGTTGATGGTGTCGCCAAAAGATGATACGACAAAAATCAGCACAGTAAAGCTACTTAAAAATACCTTTGAGACAATAAGCGGAGCGATGATAGGTTTATCGCTTGCGGTCATCGGACAAGTGTATCAAAGTGGGGCGGATAGTTTTTGGTTGTTTATGATTTGGACAGTTTTACTGCTGCCGTGGTGTTATCGGCAAAATATCGGCATTTTTGTGCTGATGGCTGTGGTCTCACAAGTGGCGTTTTGGCTTATGCTGACAAGCCAAAATATGGATTTTGGCGTGCTGATAACTGCTCTTGCACTGCTTACGTTGGCACAGTTTTTTGTTGCCAGTTGGTGGTATCGCTCGCTACTTTGGTTATTTGTGTTAGAGTGTGCAGTCATTGCAAGCATTGGTGCGGTTAGTATTAACTTTCATCAGTCAATAAGTTACATAAATTTCACGGGTTTTTTGGCACTTGTGATAATGTGGTGGTATGCCAAACGATGTGCTAATGCGTGGATTAGTAGTCTATCTTTGATTGGTTTTGGGACAGCGTTATTTGTGGGGCTGTGCGTTCACGTCTTTACTGATAAGCTTTTTGCCATTGGTTTTATGGCGATGTTGTGGTTTGGGGCGATGGGTTATTTGATTTTATGCCTATTTCCAAATGCCAACTATCATGCGATTGCCTTTGGGATTGGCGGCTGGTTTTCTGCTTGGTTTATCTCATTGTTTATGTTGTTTGATATTGATAACTTGCCACTTATCACAGGGCTGTTGTTTATCATTGTCGGTATCGCCATTTTAAAACAATATTATCATCATACTTATTTGCGTCATTTAGGTTATGCGTTATTTGCGATGGGTCAAGTGGCGTCTTATATTGGGGTGGATAAATACTTTGGGTTAAATAATTTTTGGATACAGCTACCCTTACAGACAGTATTGCTTGGTGTGCTGATTTATCTTCGGGTGCATTGGTTGTATCTAGCATTACAAATGCTTGCGTGGTATGGCATGATAAGTTATGACATCATGCAGATATTTGATGATACGCCAATCAGCCAAGCACTGCTCATGGTTGTTGGTACATTACCGATGGTTGCATTATATCAACGCAGGATTGAGTATTTAAAAAAACCATTGGCAATTACCATGATAGGTGTATTGGCTGTGCTTGCGGCGGTAAGCAGTTTTGATGAGATTGGATTGCTTAATTTTCATGCCAATATGGATTATGTGGTATTGCCGATTTTATTGATCGTATTTTATCAATTATATCAGCTAGATACATCAAAACATCATCTGACGACAATAGCGTTATTTTTAGGTTTAACAATCATGCTGATGGTGCTTGGCTATATCAATATCGGTGTGATGTTATTGATTTTGGCGTATGGCATTTATCAAAAAGATAAAGCAATTACTGTATTATCGGTATTTTTATTAATGTTTTTATTGTGGCAGTTATATTATTCGCTTGCCATACCTTTTTTATTAAAATTTATCACGTTGTTGTTGTCAGGCATGATGATGTTTATTCTAGCACTTATCATCAATAAAAAAGGTGACTGTCATGTTGCGTAA
- the nfuA gene encoding Fe-S biogenesis protein NfuA, producing the protein MSQENTALQSNISITKSAQEYLAQLLAKQEVEGIGVRIFVEHPGTPRAECCMSYCQPDEIDETDLQIAYEKFTAYIDTPSIAYLHDAVIDYNKDRFGGQLTFRAPNSKVPQVGEDASIEERIYYVLQSEVNPQLASHGGMVELVEVIDDEHGKTAVLKFGGGCQGCSAVDVTLRQGVEVQLKQQIPELTHVIDETDHSQTHNAYYK; encoded by the coding sequence ATGAGCCAAGAAAACACCGCCTTACAAAGCAATATTTCTATCACTAAATCTGCCCAAGAATACCTTGCCCAGCTACTTGCCAAACAAGAAGTTGAAGGCATTGGTGTGCGTATTTTTGTGGAACACCCCGGCACGCCACGAGCCGAATGCTGTATGAGCTACTGCCAGCCTGATGAGATTGATGAGACGGATTTACAGATTGCTTATGAAAAATTCACCGCCTATATTGACACGCCAAGCATTGCCTATCTGCACGATGCGGTGATTGATTATAATAAAGATCGTTTTGGTGGACAGCTGACTTTCCGTGCCCCAAATTCAAAAGTCCCCCAAGTGGGCGAAGATGCCAGCATTGAAGAGAGAATCTATTATGTATTACAGTCTGAAGTTAATCCACAGCTTGCCAGTCATGGCGGTATGGTGGAGCTTGTAGAGGTTATCGACGATGAGCATGGTAAGACCGCTGTGCTAAAATTTGGGGGCGGTTGTCAAGGGTGTAGTGCGGTGGATGTAACGCTGCGTCAAGGGGTGGAAGTACAGCTAAAACAGCAAATCCCAGAGCTTACGCACGTCATTGACGAGACTGACCATTCACAGACGCACAATGCTTATTACAAATAA